TCGTGCTGCTGGTGGTTTGCGTGCTGCTGTTCACCCAGCTCAAAGTCAGCGATGCCATGCGGTTCGTGGTTTACTTCAACGAATCCGTGAACGGGCTGAACGTCGGCGCGCCGGTGAAGGTCAAGGGCGTCGCGGTAGGCAATGTCGTCGACATTCGCGTGCTCGCCGACATGGATGGCAGCCGCGTGCTGACACCGGTGGTGATCGAAGTGGACCCTAACAAGATGGTCGACCGCTCCGGCCATGCGTCGAAAAGGCGCAACCGCAGCATCCAGCCATTGATCGAACGCGGACTGCGGGCCCAGCTTCAAGTGCAAAGCCTGGTGACCGGCCAGCTCTACGTTGCCTTGGATTTCCTACCCTACACGCCCGTCAATCTGGTCGGAAGCACCCTGGACTTCCACCCTTATGAGGAAATCCCGGCCATTCCCTCCAGCAAGGAAAAAATCACCAACACCATCGACGAGGTGGTTTCCGAATTCCGCCAACTGCCGCTGCACGAGATCGCGGCCGCGTTGGTCGCTTCCATCCGGCGGGCGGAGGCGCTGCTCAATTCGCCGAAGATCGAGTCGATACTGACCTCGACCGACCAGGCATTGCAACAGGTCAACGCCACTCTCAAGGAATCACGTGCCCGCCTGGAGCCCATGCTCGCCAACCTCGACGGCGCCATCGGCGATCACCGGCGGCTGACCAACGATCTGGACCGCCAGGTTCAGCCGACATTGAAACATCTGGACGAAGCCCTCCTCGCCGCGACCTCCGCCATGCGCCAGATCGACAGCGCCGCCGGCAGCATCAACGATCCGGTGCTCCAGCATACGGTCGATGCGGCGATCGACGAAGTCTCCCAGGCGGCGCGGGCGATCCGGGTGCTGAGCGACTTCATCC
This portion of the Methylococcus mesophilus genome encodes:
- a CDS encoding MlaD family protein, with translation MNKANPTLIGGFVVGGIVLLVVCVLLFTQLKVSDAMRFVVYFNESVNGLNVGAPVKVKGVAVGNVVDIRVLADMDGSRVLTPVVIEVDPNKMVDRSGHASKRRNRSIQPLIERGLRAQLQVQSLVTGQLYVALDFLPYTPVNLVGSTLDFHPYEEIPAIPSSKEKITNTIDEVVSEFRQLPLHEIAAALVASIRRAEALLNSPKIESILTSTDQALQQVNATLKESRARLEPMLANLDGAIGDHRRLTNDLDRQVQPTLKHLDEALLAATSAMRQIDSAAGSINDPVLQHTVDAAIDEVSQAARAIRVLSDFIQRNPNALIVGKQNNGD